The following proteins come from a genomic window of Falco peregrinus isolate bFalPer1 chromosome 16, bFalPer1.pri, whole genome shotgun sequence:
- the CDKN1A gene encoding cyclin-dependent kinase inhibitor 1, with protein MPLSHSKAGQMQCSTKACRNLFGPVDHHQLKNDFEDLMRQHLEEVQERWNFNFETETPLEGQFKWERVFLAEQPSREVHSLVTGISSESRSSLVHKVPPKDHLGRICPEASQQSSEVYRAGSPQGLKRRQTTMKDFYSSKRRMVPDKPKP; from the exons ATGCCCCTGTCTCACAGCAAGGCTGGGCAGATGCAATGCAGCACCAAGGCATGCAGGAACCTCTTTGGCCCTGTGGACCACCACCAACTCAAGAATGACTTTGAGGACCTGATGAGGCAACACCTGGAGGAAGTTCAGGAGCGCTGGAACTTCAACTTTGAGACAGAGACTCCCTTGGAAGGACAGTTCAAGTGGGAGAGGGTCTTCTTGGCTGAGCAACCGTCCCGGGAGGTCCACAGCCTGGTCACGGGCATCAGCAGTGAGAGCAGGAGCTCCTTGGTCCACAAGGTCCCCCCCAAGGACCATCTTGGCAGGATTTGCCCTGAGGCATCTCAGCAGAGCTCGGAGGTCTACAGGGCTGGTTCCCCACAGGGCCTGAAACGTCGGCAGACCACCATGAAAG ACTTCTACAGCTCCAAGCGGAGGATGGTCCCCGACAAGCCCAAGCCGTGA